ATATAGGAAATGTCCGGGTCCTGGCTCTTGCGCAGCGGCGTGGGCACGCAGATGCACACGGCATCCATCTCTGTCAGCACGCTGCAATCCGTCGTGGCGCGAAGCCGTCCGCCATGCACCAGTTCCGCGATAGTCTCGCTGGAGACGTCCAGCACGTATGACCGGCCCGCATTGATCGCGGCGGCCTTTTCCGGGTCCGTATCAATGCCGGCCACGTCGAGGCCGCCGCGCGCGAACTCGACCGCGAGCGGCACACCTACATATCCCATGCCCATAACTGCTACGCGAATTGAAGGACCCTCCCGCCTGACGCGCGCGTTCCCGGACCGGACGATTTGGCAATGCGCGGGGGCGCGCGTCAATGCTTCTTCCTGTTCTGTGTGCATCGTATGATCACGGTGCGGGAAAATCAACCGGCACAAGCGTAAGATTATCGAAAATCGATGAAAACTTGAACGATTCGCGTGCGTCCGGTATACTTCGTTCCGCATCAATCACCGGGTCAGGACGGCGCGCCGCAGGTAGCCGGCACGCGGCCATCAGGGGTGGGTTGTCCGCTGTCCGCGGCGGCGCACGCCCCGCGCACACAAGCAGCGTTGTGTGTTGCCGCGCGGCGTATGCGCCGTATTCCGGCGTCATGCGGCGGCGCTGCGCATAGTTCCGTGGCGTATGAAGACCGGCGGGGGCGATTTGTTTCCATTCGGCGAGCGATGCGGAGATTTCGGGAACAACCGTGCTGACGCACGACGGAGACAAGAGACCTATGGCAAAGAAGCGAGTCTATTCATTCGGGGGCGGCAAGGCCGAAGGCAAAGCGGGTATGAAGAACCTGCTGGGCGGCAAAGGCGCCAATCTGGCGGAAATGGCGCAACTGCGCATCCCGGTACCCGCAGGCTTCACGATTACCACCGAGGTATGCACCGAATACTACGAGAACAAGGGCAGGCTGCCCAAGGAACTCGAAGTGGAGGTGAAGAAAGCGCTTCAAGAGACCGAAAAGCTCATGCAGAAGAAATTCGGCGACGCGAAGAACCCGCTCCTGGTCTCGGTGCGATCCGGCGCGCGACAGTCGATGCCGGGCATGATGGAGACGGTCCTGAATGTTGGCCTGTGCTCAAAGACCATCCCCGGGCTCGTGGCCATGACGGGAAACGAGCGTTTCGTGTACGACTCGTATCGCCGCTTGATCATGATGTACGCGGACGTGGTGATGGAAAAGGCGGCGGGCATTGAGGTGGAGAAGGGCGAAGAGGGCGTGCGCGTGAAACTCGAGCACGCCATGGACAAGATGAAAAAGGCCAAGGGCGTCAAAGAAGACACAGACCTGACCGCCGATGACTTGAAAGCGCTGTGCGTCGAGTTCAAGAAGATCGTGAAGAGCACGCTCGGCAAGTCGTTCCCGGACGACCCCTATGAGCAGCTCTGGGGCGGCATCAAGGCGGTGTTTCAATCCTGGAACGGGAAACGGGCGATCGCATACCGCAAGATCGAACACATTCCCGACGAGTGGGGCACGGCCGTGAACGTGCAGGCCATGGTGTTCGGCAATCTGGGCCAAGCCTCGGCAACGGGCGTGGCGTTCACGCGCAATCCGTCCACGGGCGCGGACGAATTCTACGGCGAGTGGCTGGTCAATGCGCAGGGCGAAGACGTGGTCGCGGGGATTCGCACGCCGTCGCCGCTGAATATCGCAACCAAGACAGACGACAACCAAGCGATGCTGTCGCTGGAAGAGGCATGGCCTGGACTCTACAAGCAGCTGGTCGATATCCGTAACAAGCTGGAGAAACACTACCGCGACATGCAGGACATCGAGTTCACCATCGAGGATGGTGTGCTCTACATGCTGCAAACGCGGACCGGAAAGCGCACGGGCACGGCCGCGGTGCGCATGGCCGTCGAAATGGTGGAGCAGAAAAGCATCGACAAGGCCACGGCCCTGCTGCGCGTGAAACCGCAGCAACTGGACGAACTGCTGCACCCCATGCTGGACCCGAAAGCGGAAAAAAGCGCGACGCTGCTTGCCAAGGGGCTTCCGGCCGGACCCGGCGGCGGTGTCGGCCAGGTCGTGCTGACCGCGGACGACGCGGCGGCCTGGAAGAAAGACGGGAAGAAAGTCATCCTGGTTCGCACCGAGACATCGCCGGAGGACGTCCACGGCATGCACGCGGCGGAAGCAATCCTAACCGCGAAGGGCGGGATGACCTCGCACGCGGCGCTGGTGGCGCGCGGCTGGGGCAAATGCTGCATCGTGGGCTGCGCGGCGCTGAACATCAACCTGAAGACGCGCACCGTTGAAGTCGGGGGCAAAATCCTGCGCGAAGGCGACTGGATCAGCCTGAACGGCACGGCGGGCAAGGTGTACGAAGGCGCGCTGCCGGTGCTGCCCGCGGAACCGGAAAAGAACCCCTGGTATCTGAAACTGATGGATTGGGCGGACACGACGCGCCAGATCAAAGTGCGGACGAATGCGGAACGCCCGGCGGACGCGGCGCAGGCCGTGGCCTTCGGCGCGGAGGGCATCGGCCTCGCCCGCACTGAGCATATGTTCTTCGAACCGGAACGGATCATCCATATGCGGGAGATGATCCTGGCGGAAACGCCGGAAGCGCGCCGGGCGGCGGTCATGAAACTGCTTCCGTACCAGAAGAAGGATTTCCTCGGCATCTTCAAGGCGATGGCAGGCAAGCCGGTCACGGTGCGGCTGCTCGATCCGCCGCTGCATGAATTCGTGGGCGACCTGAACGACGCGCAAATCGCCGTGTTGTCCAAACAAATCGGTGTTCCGGCAGACAAGATCAAGACGCGTATCAAGAAGTTGCACGAGTTGAACCCCATGTTGGGACATCGCGGGTGCCGGCTCGGCATCGCCTATCCTGAGATTACCGAGATGCAGGCGCGCGCCATCATAGAGGCGGCGGTGCAACTGAAGAAGAAAGGCGTGGAAGTCCTGCCCGAGATCATGGTGCCGCTGGTCGGTTCGAAGAAGGAACTGGCGCATCAGAAGGCAATCATCAAGGGTATTTGCGACGAAACCGTCAAGAAGGCGGGCGTCGACCTGGCCTATATGATCGGCACGATGATCGAAGTGCCGCGCGCCGCGTTGACCGCCGGTCAGATTGCCGAAGAAGCCGAGTTCTTCAGTTTTGGCACGAACGACCTCACGCAGATGGGCTTTGGTTTTTCGCGCGACGACATCGGCGGTTTCCTGCCCATTTACCTAAACGAGAGCATCCTGCCGCAGGACCCGTTTGAGGTGCTCGACCAGGAAGGGATCGGCCAGCTCGTCGCCATGGCGGTGGAGAAGGGCCGCTCCACGCGCAAAAACCTGAAATGCGGGATCTGCGGTGAGCACGGCGGCGAGCCTTCGTCCGTCATGTTCTGTCACCGGGTCGGTCTCGATTATGTGAGTTGCAGTCCGTTCCGGGTGCCTATCGCGCGTCTGGCGGCCGCGCAGGCGGCGCTTCAG
Above is a genomic segment from Candidatus Hydrogenedentota bacterium containing:
- a CDS encoding pyruvate, phosphate dikinase → MAKKRVYSFGGGKAEGKAGMKNLLGGKGANLAEMAQLRIPVPAGFTITTEVCTEYYENKGRLPKELEVEVKKALQETEKLMQKKFGDAKNPLLVSVRSGARQSMPGMMETVLNVGLCSKTIPGLVAMTGNERFVYDSYRRLIMMYADVVMEKAAGIEVEKGEEGVRVKLEHAMDKMKKAKGVKEDTDLTADDLKALCVEFKKIVKSTLGKSFPDDPYEQLWGGIKAVFQSWNGKRAIAYRKIEHIPDEWGTAVNVQAMVFGNLGQASATGVAFTRNPSTGADEFYGEWLVNAQGEDVVAGIRTPSPLNIATKTDDNQAMLSLEEAWPGLYKQLVDIRNKLEKHYRDMQDIEFTIEDGVLYMLQTRTGKRTGTAAVRMAVEMVEQKSIDKATALLRVKPQQLDELLHPMLDPKAEKSATLLAKGLPAGPGGGVGQVVLTADDAAAWKKDGKKVILVRTETSPEDVHGMHAAEAILTAKGGMTSHAALVARGWGKCCIVGCAALNINLKTRTVEVGGKILREGDWISLNGTAGKVYEGALPVLPAEPEKNPWYLKLMDWADTTRQIKVRTNAERPADAAQAVAFGAEGIGLARTEHMFFEPERIIHMREMILAETPEARRAAVMKLLPYQKKDFLGIFKAMAGKPVTVRLLDPPLHEFVGDLNDAQIAVLSKQIGVPADKIKTRIKKLHELNPMLGHRGCRLGIAYPEITEMQARAIIEAAVQLKKKGVEVLPEIMVPLVGSKKELAHQKAIIKGICDETVKKAGVDLAYMIGTMIEVPRAALTAGQIAEEAEFFSFGTNDLTQMGFGFSRDDIGGFLPIYLNESILPQDPFEVLDQEGIGQLVAMAVEKGRSTRKNLKCGICGEHGGEPSSVMFCHRVGLDYVSCSPFRVPIARLAAAQAALQWPRMTSKTAPKKSSKKGKK